A window of Streptomyces broussonetiae genomic DNA:
GGGCACCGCAGGCGCGGGAAGCACGAAAGCCGCCCCCGCCCCGGCCGCCTCCGCACCCACCGACCAGCAGATCGCGGCCGGTGCCGGCAGGTCGACGATGAGCCACCACGGCCACGGCGGCGACGCGACCGGCTCACCGGCCCGGCAGCCCACCGCTTCCTCCCCCGTGCCCGGCACGCCCAACGCGCCCGAGGCCGCCGGCACTTCGCAGAACCTGGCGGAGACCGGCGCATCCACCGGCACCACCTACCTGGCACTCGGCGGCGCGGGCGCGCTGGCGCTGGGCTCGGCCACGCTGTTCCTGTCGGTACGGCGGCGCTCGACCGGCCGCCGTTGAGGGTTCCGGGGCCTGTCCGGCGGCTCAGGCCGGACGGGCCCCGGCGCGCGTCAGCTGAGGGCCGACGCGCAGCTGGTGGCGCTCGCACGGGCCGGGTCGAGCGCGTTGGCCACCTCGTGGAAGGCGATGCGGTCGAACAGGCCGATCGCGACGTGTTCGGAGAGGTCGAGCGGGCACAGGTCCTGGAGCAGGACGTTGTGGACGTCCGAGCCGCTCAGGTACTGACTCTGCCAGGGCGTGGCCACCTCGTCGTACTTGGTGGCGATGACCGTGTAGTGCACTCCGGGGACGGTGTCGCCGCCCGCGTTGAGCTTGGCGAGGAAGTCGGAGCCGGGGATCTGGTCGGCGAGGCCGGGGGTGGTGGCCTTGATCAGGTCCGCGGCGCCGGGGAAGTACGGCAGCAGGTTGGTGAGGCCGCTGAGGGTGGCGCCGTGGTTGTCGGGGGCGAGCCCGACGAGGGCGTTCACCTTGGCGGCGCCGCCGAGGAACCTCAGGTAGTAGCGGGGCATCATGCCGCCCTGGGAGTGGCCGACGAGGTCGGCCTTGGCGGCACCGGTCGCGGTGAGCACCTTGTCGACGAAGGCGGACAGCTGCTCGGCCGACTTGTCGATGGGGCCGAGGCCGTAGAAGACGGGGACGCCGGGCAGTTGGCCGTAGTCGAGGGAGAAGACGCAGTATCCGCGGGTCTCCAGATAGGGGGCGAGGGAGAGCCAGTTGTCGACCGAGTTGCCCAGGGTGCCGTGCACCAGGACGACCGGGCGGGGATGGGCGGCGGAAGGCTTGCAGGCATAGTCGTTCCAACCGCTGCTCGGGGCGCTGTCGGCAGCGTGCGCGGTGGCGGCGGGAACGGCGGCGACGGCGGCGGTGAGCAGGAGCGCGGCCAGGGGTCTGAGAACTCGCTTCCAGGGCAGCATCGGGTGATCTCCTTGCGGCTCAAGGGAGGTGCGACGGCCTTACCCTGTGATCC
This region includes:
- a CDS encoding esterase/lipase family protein, which produces MLPWKRVLRPLAALLLTAAVAAVPAATAHAADSAPSSGWNDYACKPSAAHPRPVVLVHGTLGNSVDNWLSLAPYLETRGYCVFSLDYGQLPGVPVFYGLGPIDKSAEQLSAFVDKVLTATGAAKADLVGHSQGGMMPRYYLRFLGGAAKVNALVGLAPDNHGATLSGLTNLLPYFPGAADLIKATTPGLADQIPGSDFLAKLNAGGDTVPGVHYTVIATKYDEVATPWQSQYLSGSDVHNVLLQDLCPLDLSEHVAIGLFDRIAFHEVANALDPARASATSCASALS